In the Sediminibacter sp. Hel_I_10 genome, one interval contains:
- a CDS encoding efflux RND transporter periplasmic adaptor subunit, translating to MNKNSLYIIIALVVGLLGGWLIFGGASDHEESDRHTEELESNQLWTCSMHPQIMKSEPGDCPICGMDLIPAETDTEGLAANEIRMTDNAMALANIQTTIVGGDSTSQEDGSISLSGKIATNEENNSVQASYFDGRIERLNVNYEGQTVSKGQLLATIYAPNLVAAQQELITTSALKESQPALYKAVRNKLKNWKLSERQIDAIEFSGKTTENFPVYATVSGTVSEVMTAEGDYVKQGQPIVKLSNLNSVWAEFDAYEQQISEVKKGQDILIIPNAYPNQTFEGKISFIDPILSNSKRTVTVRATIQNKDELFKPGMFVTGKIKTTMTSKPDVLHIPASAVMWTGERSLVYVKTNPNEPVFEMRDITIGNRNGENYEVASGLQQGEEIVTNGAFTVDAAAQLQGKTSMMNQTATTKEDSSILTEMKLVFPKGFSQSFEQVMISYLQMKDAFVAGNSSQVSQFANTAATQLESFETSTLGAMEKMHLKQSLKLLKEISSTENLEAQRADFVKFNEQLIPIAMNVEGNGEVLYLQKCPMANNNKGALWLSHEKEIRNPYFGDAMLTCGEIQREIE from the coding sequence ATGAATAAAAACAGTTTATATATTATAATAGCTTTAGTTGTAGGTCTCTTGGGCGGATGGCTCATTTTTGGAGGTGCTTCAGATCATGAGGAATCAGACCGTCACACTGAGGAATTAGAAAGTAATCAACTATGGACTTGCTCTATGCACCCGCAAATTATGAAGTCTGAGCCAGGAGATTGCCCCATTTGCGGAATGGATTTGATTCCTGCGGAAACAGACACAGAAGGTCTTGCTGCAAATGAAATAAGAATGACCGACAATGCCATGGCGCTAGCAAATATTCAAACCACAATAGTAGGGGGTGACTCAACGTCTCAAGAGGATGGAAGCATTTCTCTTTCTGGAAAAATTGCTACAAATGAAGAAAACAATTCGGTGCAAGCCAGTTATTTTGATGGTCGTATTGAGCGATTGAACGTCAATTATGAAGGGCAAACCGTTAGTAAAGGCCAGCTTTTAGCAACTATTTATGCTCCAAATTTAGTAGCCGCACAACAGGAACTTATTACAACATCAGCGTTAAAAGAGTCTCAGCCGGCGCTTTATAAGGCCGTTCGTAACAAATTGAAAAACTGGAAGCTCTCTGAACGTCAAATTGATGCCATTGAATTTTCAGGAAAAACAACTGAGAATTTTCCAGTTTACGCCACTGTATCTGGCACGGTTTCAGAAGTTATGACCGCAGAAGGAGATTATGTAAAGCAAGGTCAGCCTATTGTAAAGTTGAGTAATCTCAATTCGGTTTGGGCAGAATTTGATGCTTATGAGCAACAAATTTCCGAAGTAAAAAAAGGTCAAGATATTCTTATCATTCCAAATGCATATCCCAATCAAACTTTTGAGGGTAAGATTTCATTTATTGATCCCATTCTTAGCAACTCAAAAAGAACGGTTACAGTTAGGGCGACCATCCAAAATAAAGACGAGTTATTTAAACCAGGAATGTTTGTTACTGGTAAAATAAAAACAACAATGACATCTAAACCAGATGTATTGCATATTCCTGCAAGCGCAGTGATGTGGACGGGAGAACGATCTTTGGTTTACGTCAAGACAAATCCAAATGAGCCAGTTTTTGAGATGCGTGACATTACTATTGGTAATCGTAATGGAGAAAACTATGAGGTTGCTTCTGGTCTGCAACAAGGCGAGGAAATCGTTACTAACGGTGCGTTTACGGTAGATGCGGCGGCACAATTACAAGGTAAAACATCTATGATGAACCAAACAGCAACCACTAAGGAAGACTCTTCAATACTTACTGAAATGAAACTGGTGTTTCCAAAAGGTTTTTCTCAAAGCTTTGAACAGGTTATGATATCGTATTTACAAATGAAGGATGCTTTTGTTGCTGGTAACAGTAGTCAAGTGTCACAGTTTGCAAACACAGCGGCAACGCAATTAGAATCCTTTGAGACCAGCACTTTAGGAGCAATGGAAAAAATGCATCTTAAGCAAAGCTTAAAACTATTAAAAGAGATTTCCAGTACAGAGAACTTGGAAGCGCAACGCGCTGATTTCGTAAAATTCAACGAACAACTCATTCCAATAGCGATGAATGTAGAGGGGAACGGCGAGGTGCTTTACCTTCAAAAATGCCCGATGGCAAATAATAATAAGGGCGCACTTTGGTTAAGTCACGAAAAGGAAATACGAAATCCATATTTTGGGGACGCCATGTTAACCTGTGGAGAAATACAAAGAGAAATAGAGTAA
- a CDS encoding DUF305 domain-containing protein yields the protein MNSKGHNQDEIKKGNYSKFVGMLVTSFIAMYITMYLNTYAIDHVYFSLTRFYMSCLGIAAMAIIMFVAMRNMYQNKKKNIAIVLGSIILFVSALGLVRDQKSTVGDVLWMKAMIPHHSIAILTSERADIKDPEVKKLANDIIEAQKKEIEEMKVMIERLQNENSK from the coding sequence ATGAATTCAAAAGGACACAATCAAGACGAAATAAAAAAAGGAAATTACTCAAAGTTCGTAGGGATGCTTGTGACATCCTTTATAGCAATGTATATCACAATGTATTTGAATACGTATGCCATAGACCACGTATATTTCAGTCTAACACGGTTTTATATGAGCTGTTTGGGTATTGCTGCAATGGCCATTATTATGTTTGTTGCAATGCGAAATATGTATCAAAATAAAAAGAAAAATATTGCCATAGTTTTAGGGAGTATTATTCTATTTGTTAGTGCATTAGGATTGGTGCGTGACCAAAAATCAACTGTGGGCGATGTACTCTGGATGAAAGCTATGATTCCACACCACTCTATAGCAATTTTAACGAGTGAGCGGGCAGATATCAAAGATCCAGAAGTAAAAAAATTGGCGAATGATATCATAGAGGCTCAAAAGAAAGAAATTGAAGAAATGAAAGTCATGATAGAGCGTCTTCAAAATGAAAATTCAAAATGA
- a CDS encoding heavy metal translocating P-type ATPase translates to MTHNYRIEGMTCNGCRSHVEQTLSKVDGVKQASVNLEKAEATIEMETHISIKRFQKALQNDGGAYFIHKPGAQQKHQNSVKKKQATSTEKGTGTFYCPMHCEGDKTYDKPGDCPVCGMDLVEEQNLAVTTSEQWTCPMHPEIVKEEAGACPICGMDLVPMEADRSAEEKTYKKLLKKFWVAMAFTLPIFIIAMSEMLANNPLYEIMAQKWWNWIQFGLSIPVVFFATWMFFERAFRSIKTWNLNMFTLIGIGSGVAWTFSFFGMLFPDFFPEQFKTDSGAVHVYFEAATVILTLVLMGQVLEARAHSKTNSAVKELLKLAPNKAIKVVNGNEEEVSIDAIQKGDILRVKPGDKIPVDGIITEGQTTVDESMISGEPVPVNKSEEDQVRSGTINGNQSFLMKAEKVGSDTLLSQIIHMVNDASRSRAPIQKLADTVSGYFVPVVVGISIITFVIWAIWGPEPSYVYALVNAIAVLIIACPCALGLATPMSVMVGVGKGAQNGVLIKNAEALEKMDKVDTLIVDKTGTITEGKPTVEKIGVFGNHLEKEIVRLIASLNSSSEHPLAEATVKFGKEQKAEISKTEKFSAVTGKGVEGTVDSKKLDLGNAKMMAYAKAKISSDMETEVQAFQKQSKTVSYLAIDGQVSGYVVIADKIKETSAQAIKELQAKGIAVVMLTGDNHDTAQAVASELNLTNFKAGMLPEDKLEEVSKLQEQGKIVAMAGDGINDAPALAKSDVGIAMGTGTDVAIESAMITLVKGDLHGIVKARHLSEAVMANIKQNLFFALVYNTIGVPIAAGVLFPFFGILLSPMIAALAMSFSSVSVIANALRLRTKSIN, encoded by the coding sequence ATGACACATAACTATAGAATAGAAGGGATGACCTGCAATGGTTGTCGCAGTCACGTTGAGCAGACACTTTCAAAAGTTGATGGTGTAAAGCAGGCCTCGGTAAATCTTGAAAAGGCAGAAGCTACCATTGAGATGGAAACGCATATTTCAATTAAAAGGTTTCAAAAAGCACTTCAAAATGATGGGGGAGCTTATTTCATCCATAAACCAGGAGCTCAGCAGAAGCATCAAAATTCAGTAAAAAAGAAACAAGCAACATCTACGGAAAAAGGAACGGGTACGTTCTATTGCCCAATGCATTGCGAAGGCGACAAAACCTACGATAAACCAGGCGATTGTCCAGTCTGTGGAATGGATTTGGTAGAAGAGCAAAATCTTGCTGTTACAACTTCAGAACAATGGACCTGCCCAATGCACCCAGAAATCGTGAAAGAGGAAGCTGGAGCCTGCCCCATTTGCGGAATGGATTTAGTCCCAATGGAAGCAGATCGTTCAGCCGAGGAGAAAACCTATAAAAAGTTACTCAAGAAATTTTGGGTAGCTATGGCTTTTACGCTTCCTATTTTCATCATCGCGATGAGTGAAATGCTTGCAAACAATCCGTTATATGAGATCATGGCGCAAAAATGGTGGAACTGGATTCAGTTTGGGCTATCCATTCCGGTGGTATTTTTCGCAACATGGATGTTTTTTGAACGGGCATTCCGAAGCATTAAGACTTGGAACCTCAATATGTTTACACTTATAGGCATTGGATCTGGTGTGGCTTGGACCTTTAGTTTCTTCGGAATGTTGTTTCCAGACTTTTTTCCAGAGCAATTCAAAACCGATTCTGGTGCAGTACACGTTTATTTTGAAGCAGCTACCGTAATACTCACATTAGTGTTAATGGGTCAAGTATTGGAGGCACGTGCGCATAGCAAGACCAATTCCGCAGTAAAAGAATTGTTAAAGCTTGCACCAAATAAAGCCATTAAAGTAGTTAACGGAAATGAAGAGGAAGTTTCTATTGATGCCATTCAAAAAGGCGATATCCTTCGCGTAAAACCAGGCGATAAGATACCGGTAGATGGTATCATTACTGAGGGGCAAACTACGGTTGATGAATCGATGATTTCAGGAGAACCCGTCCCAGTAAATAAATCTGAAGAAGATCAGGTTCGTAGCGGTACAATCAATGGTAACCAGTCTTTTTTGATGAAAGCCGAAAAAGTAGGGAGCGATACCCTGCTTTCGCAAATCATACATATGGTAAACGATGCCAGTCGTAGTCGTGCACCCATTCAGAAATTAGCGGATACGGTTTCTGGATATTTCGTACCAGTGGTCGTGGGCATTTCAATCATCACTTTTGTGATTTGGGCCATTTGGGGCCCAGAGCCATCTTACGTCTATGCTCTTGTAAATGCTATTGCTGTATTAATTATAGCTTGTCCCTGCGCCTTGGGTCTTGCGACGCCTATGTCTGTGATGGTGGGCGTGGGTAAAGGTGCTCAGAATGGAGTACTTATCAAGAATGCCGAAGCTTTGGAAAAAATGGATAAGGTGGACACGCTTATTGTCGATAAAACAGGAACCATTACAGAAGGGAAACCAACCGTTGAGAAAATAGGTGTTTTTGGAAATCATCTCGAAAAGGAGATTGTACGTCTTATAGCATCACTAAATAGTTCCAGCGAGCATCCACTTGCCGAAGCTACCGTAAAATTCGGAAAGGAGCAGAAAGCTGAAATATCAAAAACCGAAAAATTCAGCGCCGTTACAGGAAAAGGAGTTGAGGGAACCGTGGATAGTAAAAAGCTCGATTTAGGAAATGCCAAAATGATGGCCTATGCCAAGGCTAAGATTTCTTCAGATATGGAAACTGAAGTTCAAGCCTTTCAAAAACAAAGCAAAACCGTATCTTATTTAGCTATTGATGGTCAGGTTTCTGGATATGTTGTGATTGCCGATAAAATCAAAGAGACAAGTGCTCAAGCCATAAAAGAACTACAAGCCAAAGGTATTGCGGTTGTTATGCTTACGGGCGATAATCACGATACCGCCCAAGCAGTAGCCAGTGAACTCAATCTTACCAACTTTAAAGCAGGGATGCTCCCTGAGGATAAACTGGAAGAGGTTAGCAAACTACAAGAACAAGGTAAAATAGTAGCCATGGCGGGAGATGGTATTAATGATGCACCTGCACTTGCTAAAAGCGATGTAGGCATCGCAATGGGCACAGGAACCGATGTAGCCATAGAAAGTGCCATGATTACATTGGTCAAAGGAGATTTACACGGAATCGTAAAAGCCCGACATCTCAGTGAGGCTGTAATGGCAAATATCAAACAAAACTTATTTTTTGCATTGGTCTACAATACCATTGGCGTCCCAATTGCGGCGGGTGTGTTATTTCCGTTTTTTGGGATTCTCTTATCGCCTATGATTGCGGCCCTGGCCATGAGTTTTAGCTCGGTTTCGGTTATTGCCAATGCGCTTAGATTAAGAACAAAATCAATTAATTGA
- a CDS encoding acetolactate decarboxylase: MDTSVHFYGALKTMMSGDLKATVALDSISKKEHLYALGAAENLKGEIQILDGEVSNSFVKNNEIQIENTTKGKAALLVYAQVQDWISLSIPKSIDTKKHLEAFVFEKAEALGIATEDPFPFLIEGEISKLQWHVIDWPEQDMVHTHQKHQESGLNGSFSNEQVKILGFYSEKHKTIFTHHSTNMHLHFITDKLSIAGHVDDVIVGHHMIIKFPKQ, translated from the coding sequence TTGGATACATCTGTGCACTTTTATGGAGCACTTAAAACCATGATGTCTGGAGATTTAAAGGCTACTGTTGCGCTAGATTCTATTTCAAAAAAAGAACATCTATATGCTTTGGGTGCTGCTGAAAACTTAAAGGGTGAGATTCAAATTTTGGATGGTGAAGTATCGAATTCTTTTGTAAAAAACAACGAAATTCAAATAGAAAATACGACCAAGGGCAAAGCAGCCTTATTAGTATATGCTCAAGTTCAAGATTGGATAAGTTTAAGTATTCCAAAGTCTATTGACACCAAAAAGCATTTAGAAGCCTTTGTTTTTGAAAAAGCAGAAGCATTGGGGATTGCGACTGAAGATCCGTTTCCATTTTTGATTGAAGGTGAAATTTCGAAATTACAGTGGCATGTCATCGATTGGCCAGAACAAGATATGGTGCATACACATCAAAAGCATCAAGAGTCTGGTTTAAACGGTTCGTTCAGTAATGAGCAAGTTAAGATTCTAGGTTTTTATTCAGAAAAGCATAAGACCATATTTACACATCACAGTACCAATATGCATTTGCATTTTATTACCGATAAGCTGTCTATTGCCGGTCATGTTGACGATGTTATAGTAGGTCATCATATGATTATAAAATTTCCAAAACAATGA